In the genome of Capricornis sumatraensis isolate serow.1 chromosome 4, serow.2, whole genome shotgun sequence, the window TGAAAGTATCTTACTGAAAGTGTTTCTCTGGTAAGGCTTCCTTAAGTTAAAAACAAAGTTTTTGGTCAAACACACAGAATTTGAATTCTGGATCTGCTACTAACCAGTTTGGTTAATCTGAAgacttttaatataaatatagcaTGAGACATATGTGCAATTCagaattttctagtagccatattataaaataaaaatgaaattgttgATAAATCCAgatttactcagttgtgtctgactctttgtgaccacagactgtagcccaccaggctcctgtgtccatgggattttccaagcaagaatactggagtgggttgccatttcctcctcccgtggatcttcctaacccagggatcgaatgtgcGTCTCCTGCATCcactcattggcaggtggattcattaccactgaaccacttgggaatcTTAAATGCAGTGCATCAAAATATTCTTTCAACCTGatatcaatataaaattatttttgagataTGTCACAATCAAGTTCCTTGAAATGTAGTTGATGTCTTATTTGACCTTCTTGTTTCTCAAGGTGTGAACTGTGAAAGTTAATAAATGCAATTTCAACTAATACAGGGTCAAGAGGCCTGAATGGGGTCTCTTATGTCCTAGGACAGCCCcagagcccaacaggaagaagaaagacttccTCTTTTTCTATGGCAAGAGTTCAGCCTGTAAGAGACTGTCACAACTCAGCCAATGCTAAGTCATATACTCTTTGTTTACTACAGCCCTCCCAACTTCTTTCCCCCTCTTTAAAAGAGTCCCCATTCTTGTGTGAGGACTTCTATATGGCTCACCATAGTTGCAGACTACAAATCACAGTTCTTTTTGATCTtgaataaacactttttttttttttttgctggagaaGTAACTGACAATctttttaagtaagaaaaattAAGGGATTCAGCATAGAAGGCAGTGAGCACTGTCATAACTTTTTAGTAGCTGCTGATTCCTTTACTGATGATTTAACAAAGATGAAAatacagggaagtccctcttctaaTCATTTTCTTACCAGCCAATGCATACTGTTAAAAGTTGATGTGTAGAAACAAATACTGATGTATTGGATTGGCCCAAAAATTCTTTCAGAGTTTTATGTAAGATGttctggaaaaacctgaatgaacttttggccaaTCTAATACATAAATAATCATTTTCCTCAAAAATTCACACAGAAAAATTGTTAGCACTTTATTGTAcatattttctgtttaaattgatctgtaagtctggaatttttaGAGTATTCAATAATGTAAGAGACTATTTTTATAATTCAGTTTCTATCTTAAGATACAATCATTtgtaatagtttctttttttaacttaaaaaaatatttttattgttgcttCTTGTGATGGCTATGTTTTTTCAAATGCTCTGGTCATATATAACTATATCTTAAGTATATCTTATGTATcttaatatatacttatattctTAAGTatattgccagtccaggttcgatgcatgatactggatgcttggggctggtgcactgaggcgacccagaaggatggtacagggagcGAGGCGgggggcggttcaggatggggaacacgtgtatacctatggcagattcatgttgatgtatggcaaaaccaatacaatattgtaaagtaattaacctccaattaaaataaataaatttatataaaaaaagaaatgtaaaggcAATACATTTTTaggttttctattctgtttctaaTACTTGAAATGGTGCCTGACATCAAAAAACACCCTTGaaatcaaaaaaaggaaaaagcaatcaCACAATTACCCTGTTCAAAACGTACCATGAACTTGTaggttttccttctttcatttcattGTTAGCCCTTTGGTAAACTCTTGTTAGGGTGTAATGTCATTCTTCTTACTGTCTTTTTAAGAGAGCTGCCTGAAACAGTTTCCATACCAGGAAAGAAATGACTCGAAAGCTTAAAGATACATACTTAGGAACAAATGATCTTTTTATGAAAAATTGATTCCTTTACATTAGCAAATTCCATTAGATCTTTGAGAATAATGCAATTCTTTTGATTGCATCACCAAAGGCTTGTTTAACTTGCTTGTTTCTCAAGGTGTAAATGAAGGGGTTCAGCATAGGAGCAATTGAAGTAGTGAGCATTGCCACACCTTTATTAATACCTGCTGATTCCTTTGCTGAAGGCTTAACATAGATGAAAATACAGCTTCCATAGGTGATGGAGACCACAATCAAATGGGAAGAACATGTGGAAAATGcctttttcctttgctgggcAGAAGGGAATTGTAAAATGGTCTTGATGATGCATATATACGACAGAACAACACACATGAGGGTCATGATAAAGGTCAACACTGCACAGACTATGATCATTTGCTCTATAAGCCACGTTTCTGAGCATGAGATTTTTAGAAGGGGGACTGCATCACAGAAAAAATGGTCAATAACATTGGAGTCACAGAATTCCAGATGCAGGCCCAGGCTAAGTGGAGGGATTATGATCAACAAGCCAGCCATCCAGCAGCAAAGGATGAGTCTTCTACAGACCACGTTGTTCATGATAGTCACGTAATGCAGGGGTTTGCAGATGGCCACGTATCGATCATAGGACATGGTAGCCAGGAGAAAAAACTCAGTTACACCAAAAAGATCAGCAAAAAATATTTGACTGATACAGTTATTATATGCTATTGTCTTATCACCTGTTGATATGTTATACAAATATCTGGGAATACAAGCAGTTGTAAATGAGATTTCTAAGAAGGAGAAATTTTGTAGGAAAAAGTACATGGCAGTTTTCAGATGAGAGTCTATGAAGGTGAGGGAGATGATTGTCAGGTTCCCAGTTACACTCAACATGTAGgtgagaaataaaaagatgaaaatcacAATCTTCAGTTGTGGATCATCAGTCAGTCCCAGCAGGGTAAAAGTTGTTACTGTGTGGTTTCTCATCACTGAATCCTGACTTTTATTCAATCTGCATTTACGATTCAGAAATATTTGATGTGCATAGAGTGGTTATTAATGGAGGCAAAACTATGCAAACAAACTCACAggcattaaaaaattttgttcagaaatattttcagtaCTCTAGTATTCTAGGTTCCACAATTATGTATTATTGATCATTTCAGGGGAGATTAAAAGATAGGAATTGCTTTATCTATATCATGCTGTGAAATATTATTGGTGCTTCTTTCTCATTACATGTTATGTTTTGTTTCCActttatattttatctatatCTTGGATTTGATTTTCCATTATATTGGATTTAGCTGCTAATATTTTGTGAGAGTAAGAGTTCTTTCTTGCTCACAGACTGAATCCTAAAACTGAATACCAAACTTTCATGTTTACCTTCATGTGTTTcctgaaaatttttttattgacatAGTTGATCACAAATAAATGATCACTAAATGCATTCCATGTCCAATACTGAAGATGCTGAGCTCTAGGATTGCAATTTTAAAAGTCTATGTTGCCTTTAAACAACTTCTTTCTTACTCACCTATGCTCCTGAATCTATctcataattttctgtttaaaaacacTAATTTTCTACTGTGGTACAGAGGACAAGGAATATTTTGATGACAAATACGTGGTGTAGAATAACAATATGTGTTGGCTATAAATATATAGGGAtgtaaaaaatcattaaaatttgtCTCAGTTTTCAATCCTTTTATTAAGGTTGAGACACAttccaaaatattattattaatgttaCTAACTACGAAAAATTCAGGTTAAATTCTTAAGCATATTCTTCAAGATTGGCTTGATTTCACTGTGACTCAGTTATGCCATTTACAAAGTGGAAATAATATTATCcttcacacatatatatatatatatatatatatatgtaatgttgaaaaattaaataagttaatatttaGAGTACTTATAAAAAGTGCTTGGCTGATAATGAGTAATAAACAAATTATAACGATTTTATTGACCTGGTCcacaatgatttttattttagagacaGACTATACATTCAATCATCAATACATTGtaatcacattaaaatttttttttaaaaagtataaacttatttattttaattggaggttaattactttacaatattgtattggttttgccgtacatcaacatgaatctgccacaggtatacacatgtggggaggggttcaggatggggaacacgtgtaatCACATTTTCTAATGAAATGTAAATCTAATGAAACAATTTATGCCAAAGTTCATCAAACACCTTCTTTTGGCTATTAGAGTTCAGGAAACTTCATAGGAAATGTCTAGTTTTAACCATACAATAGTCATAGAGTTCTCTCATAACTTACTTTAATATCACATGTTTTCCTGTCATCATTTGGCTTTCTAATATCTagacacttcttttttttcccctgaactcTATGTTGATagtttttagcatttctttaccattttcctgaattttttaaatttaataaacttgacatgtaacattgtgtAAACTTAAAGTATATAAGGTATTACTTTGATGCATTTATAATCACGACATGATTGCTCATGTAGTGGATACTTATCACCttacatatttataatataatattactATCTATACATACATTAGATCTCTTTGATTTACTTACTACTCATTGCAAGTTTTTACCTAAAGCTTTACTTAACATATGTACTCTTTTGGGGTATTTTCTTGAACTTCTAATCTCCAAAATGATTGATCTTCAATTATATACCCAAATGCATTGCA includes:
- the LOC138078149 gene encoding olfactory receptor 6C2-like; this translates as MRNHTVTTFTLLGLTDDPQLKIVIFIFLFLTYMLSVTGNLTIISLTFIDSHLKTAMYFFLQNFSFLEISFTTACIPRYLYNISTGDKTIAYNNCISQIFFADLFGVTEFFLLATMSYDRYVAICKPLHYVTIMNNVVCRRLILCCWMAGLLIIIPPLSLGLHLEFCDSNVIDHFFCDAVPLLKISCSETWLIEQMIIVCAVLTFIMTLMCVVLSYICIIKTILQFPSAQQRKKAFSTCSSHLIVVSITYGSCIFIYVKPSAKESAGINKGVAMLTTSIAPMLNPFIYTLRNKQVKQAFGDAIKRIALMK